GAAGCAGAAAAAGTCCTAACCATAACAGGccaggaccaaggatggatgatccccataatcaactacctcaaaacaggaacGCTCCCAACAGAAGAAAAGGAAGCAAAGAAACTAAAAAGGAAGACACAGTAttacaccatcataaataacatcctgtacaaaagagggatctcggTACCAttactaaaatgcgtgccaACCTCCCACACCAGGGAAGTGTTAGAAGAGGTACACGGCGGCATTTGTGGCAGTCATCTCGGAGCACAGGCTCTCGCCAAAAAGATACTTCGGGCAAGGTTTTATTGGCCAACCTTACAGAAAGAatctacagaatttgtaaagacatgtccaccatgtcagaaatatgccaacttccacatcgcCCCCGCCAGAAGAACTCATTAGCGTGACTTCGCCTTGGCcgttcgcaaaatggggactcgaccttctcggtccctttccccagggatcagggcaagttaaattcctcataataggggtagattactttacaaaatggatcgaggcagaacccctagccaatgccaccgcccaaagaagccggaaattcttatatagaaacattgtcacgaGGTTCGGAGTCccatattcaataaccacagacaatggcacccaatttACAGACGCATGCTTCAGAAAATtagtagccgacttgaatataaagcaccaATACACCTCTGTCGAacatccacaagccaatggacaggccgaagccgccaacaaagtcatattggcagggttaaaacgaagattgcaagatgcaaagggagcctgggcagaGGAGCTTCCACAGGatctatgggcatatcgaacaacgccacattccaccacaaaggaatcccctttccgattagcatacggaatggaggcaatgattccagtagaaattgaagaaggatcGCATAGAGTAGTCCATTATAATGAgggagcaaactcccaacttcatagggaagaactcgacctactacctgaaatccaggaaagagctcggatcagagaagaagctctaaaacgtcgaatggcttccagatataatccaAGGGTAGTACCAAGAAGTTTcgctgagaatgatctcatcttaatctgagacgacattggaacaactcggcccgaagaaggaaagctggcagcaaactggaaaggaccctaccgagtcatagaagtacttgggaagggctactaccgactgtccgaactcgatgaacgagagcttcccagatcatggcacgcttgcaacctaagaaggtactacagcaAGAAAAGGCAACGGATCTCACTAGTGGATGTGCTCCTTTtcctaaaaaggttttttaatgaggcaccatgttGAGATCTAGGTCATGCCCGACTTAAAGGGATAGGAAAATTctcacatgtatatatttgcattttttctttgaataaagtttatttagatattctacaaagaatccaagacacattaatctgaagtattcatcgttcGATTATAAAGCgacaggtcggcagaaagtgaaaaacaatttcactacacgaccacgataaagataaatcgtccgataaaggtgaaaacgcgattcacccaaaggacgatctaaagatgccaaccactttctaTAAATCGGCGAaggtgaacacagaataatgtaagaagttattgaaagcaatccaaaaaagaacctgacgaggtcttacggatagctaaaataataacttaaaggcTGGCCGACGCTCacaagtcggaccaagtcaacccaagttataagtaaaccctggaaagaggtctggcaaaccttattaaagaggattactttaacttagaagggctcgacctaacaaagtcagcccaaaaataaaaaggttataaaagtaatccctgaaagagacctgacaaaggtccaagaaagaggattacaaaaataacctaGAAAGAGATCGATCTAACGAAGTTGATCTCCtacaaacaagttataaaagtaatccctaaaagagacctgacaaaggtccaagaaagaggattacaaaaataacttagaaagaggtcgacctaacgaagttgaTCTCCtacaaacaagttataaaagtaatccctaaaaaagacctgacaaaggtccaagaaagaggattacaaaaataacttagaaaaagGTCGACCAAACGAAGTTGATCTCCtacaaacaagttataaaagtaatccatgaaagagacctgacaaaaggtccaagaaagaggattacaaaaataacttggaaagaggtcgacctaacgaagttgaTCTCCtacaaacaagttataaaagtaatccctgaaagagacctgacaaaggtccaagaaagaggattacgaaAATAACCTAGAAAGAGGTCGACCTATCGAAGTCAacctcctacaaaacaagttataagtaatccctaaaaaagacctaacaaaggtccaaaaaaaaggattagaaaaataacttagaagaggaCCAATGCAAAGGAATCGGTCACAAATACAgaaaaccgagaaacaagtTGGACCTATACAATCACAGCCTCAAAGGATCTGAGATACAagtaataaaatgaaataatccAAGGAGGTCGAGCTGCAAGATTTCAACATCagcagaaaacagaaaaagatgCCAAGTCAAAAAACTACTTCTTTTTCTACAGAGTTATAAAGGCCTTGAAAGGCCACCAAAACCTACTATCAAAAAGATAGCAAGCTATTGTTTgtctttcaaaataaaaaagttgctAGATAAGCAACTAAGAAATGtcagcaattaaataaaaagtttcgaaagcccacaagccgggccaactACATCCAGCAAAGATCAACAAACATCAGGGGTTTTCTTGGCAGCAtcaggacaaggagaaggagggcgcacagcatctacagttccatccTCCCGGTTCAAAATCTGGCAATCCGAATCAGGAGCAACTGGAAGAACAGAAGAAATCGGCACTTTGGTAGAGGACACAGGGGGAGGAGCaacctcatcatcatcaccctcatcatcagggacaatcttgccatccctgACAACATTATCCAGGCTAAAGAGGGAGAGATCGGCCTCAGGAGCAATAACTCAaacttgctccttcaagttctcgtaAGCAGTAGTCACGCTGCCAACGAGATAACCCTGGAGCTCAGCATAGTCTTCCCGGGCATTGTCGAGCTCCCCCCTCAGGCGCATCCCCTCCCGATAAGATGTAACGTAACTCTCCTTATGCATCATGGCTGTGTCCTCagccaacctcaaagaagcaGCCAGTGCTTGAGAACTCGCCTTCTCGTTCTCTAAGTCCTTCTCCAGCTTGGCCACCTTCACCTCAAGTTCCTCCTTCAGCCCCCTCATCTGGTCGAACTCTTgttttgcctcctccataaatgctTTGGTGGCATGGAGAGGGAGATTCTGAGCAGTTCGATGTATAGCAGCTGACATATATGCCATCTTTACATGATTTCGGGCCATAAACTCCAGATGATGGAGAatggacacatcgtccatggaGATGGTACCATAGGGCCCGATTTGTTGATCTACAAACTCAATGGCGTTGAAATCAGGGGCATTGAGGTCAAAGGGCTCAGCCGTCTTTTGCTTCTCACTTTGAGGGGCAGCAGATGGAGCGGCAGAAGTAGTGTGCGGATCCACCAAGCGGACCCGAGGTgttgggatcaccttcttcaccccGGGGGAACTCGGCACTGATGGCTTCTCGCGCACTTGGGAGGACCCATCCCCAGCCGCCTTGCCAGCAATATTTTTGGCAGCAGTCGCCTTCTGCGCCCTCTTAAAAACTTTCATAGATTCGTTATTCTTCATTGCCTctgcaaataaaacagaaagttaAGCTACAAGCCGGACAAGTCGGAAAGACAGCTACAAGCAACATAAACAGATAATAAAGGAAACACAAGATACCCAGttcagtttgaagaagagaaggattggttagaaatttctttgtatcaagatggggaggttgaCCCCAGCGTTCTTCTAAAATAGTAACAAAGGCTCGCTCAGCCTCATCCAACATTTCCCGAGAATACCTGGAGACCCTCACGTCTTTTTGCCATTCCAAGGGAAAGGCAGAgtcatcattttcatccagaaaaaagggccgagttccttcaacagctcggaccttgaaaaagtagtttttaaaatcgcggaatgactcgtcaaacatggaaaagaccttCTTTTCCTGGGTGGAATGAAAGGAGACCCAAGCTGCCTTCTTTTTCACCACTCCGGGCTTAGTCAAGACAAACaagtagaaaaagagagattgggaagcaggAATACCAAAACCATGGCACAACAATtggaaaatttttatgaaaccccaaaaattggggtgaagttgagagggggcaacatacaagaccataacaggtcggtttcaaattgagtaaaaggaagggtaatacccaggtgaccaaagaaaaaatcataagcataaaagaaacgGCGACCATCAACAACCCGAGTTGAAAAGCAGACTCTCTCGTCAGAAGAGGGAGGGACAAGttcataattcttctcatcaCCAAACTTACTGCAGACACTATGAAACTGCCTAAGCTGAGCACAAAACTCAGAATCAACCAGCGAGACACACATAAGAACCATGGAGTCCACCCAATCGGTCATATCCGCAGGAACCtgggaaggcatctctacaacgttatttcgggaagacatgaggtcaactaaatcctacaaaaagaagagaagaatggatTACTTAAAAACATCCCGGACGAGGAGCAAAACATCTCGACAAACAGAaagggaaaaccccaagactcaagatAAGAAAGTCTGGGGGCATCCCTTGGAGGCAGTAAATAGGGAAGGTTTTCAAGTTGTTTCTACAGCCTACATCCCGGCactcatcaaaaagaaaataaaatcccgaaagaaacaaaagaagcaaaaaacgtAAAAACACCACCCTTCTACAGTTTATTAGAAAAAGCATCGCTCCTACAGTTTATCAGTGAAAAACATTACTGCTACAGTTTATCAGAACACCAAAAGGACCAAGAAGAAAAACAGCAAAGGCGCaaacttttttgaaatcaagaaaaaaatcaTCAGCAAAAGCACAGGCAGAAACGGCGGTaacatgcaaaagaaaaagattcaagcaaacaAAGAAGAGATTCGCACCAAAAAAAGGGGATAAATCCAGAGCATGCAACAAGTCAAACATgataaaaacagaaagatcTAAACTTTCTCCAAAAGGAAGATCAAAAGGAAAACTCCATCGCAAAGTCAAAAATAAATGAGGAAACACAAAATGGGACTAACCTGGAGACGAAAGAAGCTTCGAGGAAAAGAATAGAAGCGCAGAAACAAAGGCTGCCTAGAAAATCGCCAAGTGACGCCGTAACGCAAGAAAGCAAAAGCGCAAACGAAAGACAGAGAGCAGATGAGAGAAACAGAAAACgagagagtaaagggagaagttacgaagaagaaatgaagaagaaaaaccaTTTTTGATcgagaaaattcaaaataaagccAAGAGAGAATGGGGGCAATTAATGCCAATTAAATGCGGATGTTAAAACTGCTtgcgttcccaaaaaagcgctaatacaaaagcgcgcgcttttagaggaaaacgttctacattcaaaaaagaCTCTACAAagaaaggaatcgacaaaatgcttgagttcgacttcactgaagaaggaccgaagtcaaggactcgacctccAAAAGAAGAACCgagctcaagtaggggcactgttcataccctgggtcgagctatccgacccGGGATGATTGGAGATAaaagtgaccgacctcttcaggtcagactaatccgatctcttcttaaagagctcggccaaaatgACAGAAgagcccagtaaagggcccaGATAGAGGagcacgacccaaatcctaaggcggcctaagcctatagagataaaggcggttccgttgaaagatacgctgacctcaactcaaagctaaagataaagataaaataactaacttatcttatccaaaggtcacatctcaccattataaatacaccggagcacctaggtataactcatactctgattctactcaatacctgcttaatacccttgctaacttacaagtcggacacaacagctccggccgtctcccaccagccggacacgttagcaccgaccagtgcagaagatctcgtccgagatcgacctccagtttcaggtaaccctcggaacaatagTATAATTTACCTCCGGAGCACGGTCATTTAGAATATCATCGAACACTGGAGAACGATCTAACGCGTTGATATCGTTATTTGAATCAGAAACCCCAAAGAACGCATGCCATATCCAAGGGTCTGAAGATGCTACAACCTCAAGTACTATGGTTGCAACCCGACGATAACCACTCATGTACATACCTTTCCACGCCTTTAGACAATTTTTCCATTGCCAATACATGCAGTCAATGCTACCCAACATGCCAGGAAAGCCACGACCCTCCGCCATTTGTAGCAGGCGTCGTACGTCATTTGGATTTGATTTTCGCAAGTATTCTTCCTCGAACACCAAAATGACACCtgtaacaaattttttcaaGCATTCAATTGTAGTGTTCTCGCCTATGCGCACATAATCATCAACAGCATCAGCTACTACGCCATATGCTAACATCCGTATCGCAACGGTACATTTTTGGAGTGGTGACaagcctcttcttccagttgcatCAACCCTCTGTTGGAAATACGGATAGACGTTTGAGAGAGCGTTTACTATCTGAAGGATCATATGTCTTCTCATTCGAAATATCCATCGGAAAATGTCAGCAATATACACCAGTTCATCTGCAAAGTAATCTTGAAAAAGGTGATCATGTCCTGCTTCTCGATCTCTGTTGATCCGTCTACGAGGAGTTGGGATAGAGCTTCTATtgatatcttcttcttctgaatctTTGAGTAAAGACTCATCGATCCAGTTATCTATGAGTGTGTTATTTTGCCGTCTTCTTTTGCCATAAAAAGCCTCATTAAACATATCATCAAAATTTTTAGCCATATctagaaatgtaatttttagttCTCTTTCAAGGTGAGAAACAAGAGTTGAAGTAGAGTTGCAGAGTCATTGATAGTTGATATTTATAAGTGTGTCTGCAATAAGTACCTACTCCTCAACGGCTAGTTTTACAACGGCTACttaacggctagttttgcaacggTTACTTTCATGAATAATAACGGCACAATAatattgactaatttaaaaaattacatcagaaataaataaaacaaactacATCACATATCAGTAATACgcaataaaaataagaacatactaTATAACTCTATGAATACAAGGAACCATTAAGTAAACCACTTGGCAATTATTTTCTCACATGCAATCTCCTGAAGAGCTCGTCGTTTTTCACTCATTGTAGACGTGTCAGCATTAAGTATTTGCATATCCatttccctttccctttccttGGCCATCCTTTCCATTTCCCTTTCTTTTGCATTTATCTCCATTTCTTTGATATACCTCTGAGTttgtaattcttgttctttcattgccGCTTGAGCttgtaattcttgttctttcattgccACTTGAATTTGTAACTCCTTCTCTTTGATTGCCATAATCTTTGCTCTATGTTCCCTCTcctctcctctttctttttccctatCCATTAGTTCCTTTTCTCTAACATTCTTAatatcttccatgagagataACGTTTTAACCACCGATGATTTCTTTTCACTAAAATCTTCAGACATTTGTGCTTTTTCCTTATCTTTTtgcttgctcttctttgatcctTGTGGGTGAACGGGAGAGTCCACACCAGGTTCGTCAGCCAACGGTGTTTCTGGGTTTGATGAGGATGAGTATGCTCCAGTTGCACTAACCTTGATTTTCTTTGAGCCGCCACTCTGTGTAGGTAGTTGGCTTCTCCATTTTTGCTCCAACCGAAGCATGTTCCAATGCCTCtcaaaagtgaattttttaccataatttgtggaataaagtttataagtgatgagcggataatttatacgctttttgacattgtttttatgtagtttttagtaggatctagctactttttgggatatttttttagtttttatgcaaaattcatatttctgaactttactatgagtttgtgtgtttttttgtgatttcaggtattttttggctgaaattgagggacctgagcaaaaatctgattcagaggctgacaaaggactgtagatgcttttggattctgaccttcctgcactcgaagtggattttttggcgctacagaattccaaatggtgcactcttaattgcgttgaaaagtagacatccaaggctttctagcaatatataatagtccaaactttgctcgagttttaacgatgcaaactggtgttcaaacgccccttctctaccatattcttaagtcaaaacgccaaaactggcataaaagttagagttaaatgcccaaactagcataaaagctggcgtttaactccaagagaagcctctacacgtgtaaagctcaatgctcagcccaagcacacatcaagtgggcccagaagtggatttctgcatcatttacctatttttgtaaaccctagtaaccagtttcattataaataggaccttttactattgtattttcatcttcggaTCATATAGAGAATTTTGGatatcatattttcatatttggggaggctagccattcggccatgcctggacctccagaccacttatgtattttcaacggtggagtttctacacaccataaattaaggtgtagagctctgctgttcttcgagtattaatgcaattactactattttccattcaattcaagcttattcttgttctaagatattcactcgcacttcaacctgatgaatgtgatgatccatgacactcatcatcattttcacctatgaatgcatgactgacaaccacttctgttctacttaagattgagcgtgtatctcttggactcCTGACTCATGCGtgttgattgcctctcctgacaacagagccttcaacTCCTTGaaatcagagtcttcatggtataagctagaatccattggtagcattcttgagatccgaaaaatctaaactttgtctgtggtattccgagtaggatttgggatggaatgactgtgacaagttTCAAACttgcgactgtagggcgtagtgacaaacgcaaaaggatagtaaatcctattcctacatgatcgagaatcgacagatgattagccctacgtaacccgtagctggaccatttttactaagaggatgggaggtagccattgacaccggtgaaacccaacatacagcttgccatggaaaggagtataaaggattggatgaaggcagtaaaaaagcagagattcagaaggaacaatgcatctccatgcacttatctgaaatttccaccaatgaattacataagtatctctatctttactttatgttttattcatctttttaattattaaaactccataaccatttgaatccgcctgactgagatttacaaggtgaccatagcttgcttcaagctgacaatctctatgggatcgacccttactcacgtaaggtttattacttggacgacccagtgcacttgctggttagttgtgcgaagttgtgacaaagaagtgatattacaattgtgcgaccaagttgttggcgccattgtgtatcacaattttgtgcaccatgtttttggcaccgttgccggggattgttcgagtttggacaactgacggttcatcttgttgctcagattaggtaatttttattttcttttcaaaaagctttcaaaaatctttcaaaaaaaattcttctttgttttcgtttttctaaatataattttcgaaaaaaccaaaaaaaggtataaaatcataaaaaccaaaaatatttcatggttcttgtttgaacctatggccaaattttaagtttggtgtcaattgcatgattttaattgtcttgcaattttcgaaacacatacattgtgttcttgatgacatcttcaagattgttcttggtgttcatcttgacgcttataatgttcttgcatatatcttgtgttttgatccaagaattatatgtttcaactcattttgttgtttttcaaaattgaaaacatatcttcttgaataaaggatttagcaaaataaagatccaagaacataaagcagaggaattatagaGAAAatgctgggcgttcaaaacgcccagtgaagaaggaaaactggcatttaaacgccagccagggtacctggctgggcgtttaaacgcccaaaccatacagcaattgggcgttaaacgcccaaaacatgcagctcctgggtgtttaacgccaggatgacacaaggagaggaattttgttttcaaatcatatctttttcaaaattatatcttttcaaattttctttttcaaatctttttcaaaataaatttcaatcatatctttttaatcatatctttttcaaatcatatctttttcaataatttgatttcaaaaatcttttctaaacttcctatcttttcaaaaattgattttcaaatctttttcaactaactaattgattttttttgttttactattttttatctttttcaaaaccacaaccaatttttcaaaaaaattcattttaaattttattctttttattttcgaaaattcttcccccctctcatatttttctatttaaacactaacattcctcctccattgtcaattcgAACTCCGTCTCTCTTTGTGTGTTCAAAATTTTACCtacctccttcttctattcttatttttctctaacacctcaaggaatctctatactgtgacatagaggattccatattttctttgttttcttctctttcatatgagcaggaacaaagataaaggcatacttgttgaagctgatcctgaacctgaaatgactctgaagaagaagctaagagcaACTAAAGCAtaaaactctgaagaggacctcactgaaattttcgaaaggGAAGCAGCAAAAGAGACAATTATGGTCGAACCAAACAACAacgcaaggaagatgcttggtgattttactacaccaacttccaacttctatggaagaagcatctcaatccctgccataggagcaaacaattttgagctaaagtctcaattagtttctctactgcaacagaactgcaagtttcatggacttccatcagaagacccttatcagtttttaactgagttcttgcagatctgtgatactgttaagaccaatggagttgatcctgaggtctacaagattatgcttttcccttttactataagagacagagctagaacatggttggactcacaacttAGAGATaacctggactcttgggataagctggtcacggctttcttagccaagttctttcctcctcaaaacctgagcaagcttagagtggatgttcagaccttcagacaaaaagatggtgagtccctctatgaagcttggaaaagatacaagcaactgaccaaaaagtgtccttctgacatgctttcagaatggaccacattagatatattctatgatggtctgtctaaattttccaagatgtcactggaccactctgcaggtagatccattcacctaaagaaaacgcttgcagaagctcaggaacttattgaaatggttgcaaataaccagttcatgtatacctcagagaggaatcctgtgagaaatgggatgcctcaaaagagaggagttcttgaaattgatgctctgaatgtcatactggctcagaataaaatattgacccaacaagtcaatatgatctatcaaagtctgaatggattacaaaatgtatccaacagtactaaagaagcatcttctgaagaagaagcttatgatcctgagaaccctgcaatggcagaggtgaattacatgggtgaagcctttggtaacacctataatccttcatggaaaaatcatccaaatttttcatggaatgatcaacagaagcaaggcttcaataataacaatggtggaagaaacaggtttagcaatagcaaacctttcccatcatcatctcagcaacagacagagcattctgagcagaatccttctagcttagcaaatatagtctctgatctatctaaagcCACTCTTaatttcatgactgaaacaagatcctccattagaaatttggaggcataaGTGGAATAGTTGAGTAAAAGGATTACTGAAACttctcctagcactctcccaagcaatacagaagagaatcacaaaggagagtgcaaggccatggatataatcaacatggccgaaaccttataggaggaggaggacgtgaatcccaatgaggaagacctcaggggaCGTCCAAAGGTCAGTACGAAATTctctaatgaggaaccaaaggaatctgaggctcatacaaagaccatagagattttcttggacctccttttaccattcattagctctgatgactattcatcttctgaagaggatgaagacattgttaaagggcaagttgcccaatatttaggagcaatcatgaagctgaatgccaagctatttggtaatgagacttgggaggaagagcctcccttgctcaccaatgaactgaatacattggttcagcaatatttacctcaaaagaaacaggatcctggtaaattcttaataccatgcaccataggcaccatgacctttggaAAATCTCTGtatgacctggggtcagggataaacatgatgccCCTCTTTGCAATGGAGAGACTGGGAATctatgaggtacaggctgccaaattctcattggagattgcagataaatctatgaaaaaggcttatggactagtagaggacgtacTAGTGAAGGTTGAATGCCTTTActtccctactgatttcataatcctagacactaggagggatgaggatgaatccatcatccttggaagacccttcctagtcatagtaagagctgtgattgatgttgacataggagagttgatccttcatgtgaatgaagaatgccttgtagtaaagactcaaggttctccatctgtaaccatggaaagtaagcatgaagagcttctcccaatacagagtcaaacagagccccccacattcaaactctaagtttggtgttgggaggccacagccaaactctaagtttggtgttgagagatctcaaccatactctgatcatctgtgagactccatgagagctcactgtcaagctattgacattaaagaagcgcttatcgggaggcaatcc
The Arachis duranensis cultivar V14167 chromosome 5, aradu.V14167.gnm2.J7QH, whole genome shotgun sequence genome window above contains:
- the LOC107488999 gene encoding uncharacterized protein LOC107488999 encodes the protein MAKNFDDMFNEAFYGKRRRQNNTLIDNWIDESLLKDSEEEDINRSSIPTPRRRINRDREAGHDHLFQDYFADELVYIADIFRWIFRMRRHMILQIVNALSNVYPYFQQRVDATGRRGLSPLQKCTVAIRMLAYGVVADAVDDYVRIGENTTIECLKKFVTGVILVFEEEYLRKSNPNDVRRLLQMAEGRGFPGMLGSIDCMYWQWKNCLKAWKGMYMSGYRRVATIVLEVVASSDPWIWHAFFGVSDSNNDINALDRSPVFDDILNDRAPEVNYTIVPRVT